In one Corallococcus sp. EGB genomic region, the following are encoded:
- a CDS encoding MlaD family protein, protein MSLFTSTSKEKRLAVRAGLFVAVGLAVAGVVVFFIGRESNLFQRQVIFRAYFQSVDGLSDQSPVWIGGLKVGRVNSVSFSQDLKDSRLEVEFQVASAYANRVRADSVARLTSMGVLGDKAVDISLGSADQPPVEPGGVVKSASGGDLSKLMTSASRVMENSVEISESLKDAVKTYTNPDLSKDLARSVASLRKIIEEVEKGNGALHALIYDPRMGQEVNTLLANASGAAKRMDGALGHVEAILGEVRRGDGTAHALIYGQDGAVAMRELGEAAGQLAGLLEDAKKSPNGAVHQLIYGDAKGMFADLGSAAADIKQITATVARGDGTLGALVNDPTVYDDLREVLGNVKRNRILRALVRFSVSNRENLDRVGAPQTAPTPLTPDDGGTPAKPDGAPTPSAP, encoded by the coding sequence ATGAGTCTCTTCACCTCGACCTCGAAGGAGAAACGCCTGGCCGTGCGGGCGGGCCTCTTCGTCGCCGTCGGCCTGGCGGTGGCCGGCGTCGTCGTCTTCTTCATCGGCCGCGAGTCCAACCTCTTCCAACGCCAGGTCATCTTCCGCGCCTACTTCCAGAGCGTGGACGGCCTGAGCGACCAGTCCCCCGTGTGGATTGGCGGCCTGAAGGTGGGCCGCGTGAACAGCGTGTCCTTCTCCCAGGACCTGAAGGACAGCCGCCTGGAGGTGGAGTTCCAGGTGGCCAGCGCCTACGCCAACCGCGTGCGCGCGGACTCCGTGGCCCGCCTCACCAGCATGGGCGTGCTGGGCGACAAGGCCGTGGACATCTCCCTGGGCAGCGCGGACCAGCCGCCCGTGGAGCCCGGCGGCGTCGTGAAGTCCGCCAGCGGCGGGGACCTGTCCAAGCTGATGACCAGCGCCAGCCGGGTGATGGAGAACTCCGTCGAAATCAGCGAGTCCCTCAAGGACGCCGTGAAGACCTACACGAACCCGGACCTGTCCAAGGACCTGGCCCGGAGCGTCGCCTCGCTGCGCAAAATCATCGAAGAGGTGGAGAAGGGCAACGGCGCCCTGCACGCCCTCATCTACGACCCGCGCATGGGCCAGGAGGTGAACACGCTGCTGGCCAACGCGTCCGGCGCCGCGAAGCGCATGGACGGAGCCCTGGGCCACGTGGAGGCCATCCTGGGCGAGGTGCGCCGGGGGGACGGTACCGCGCACGCGCTCATCTACGGCCAGGACGGCGCGGTGGCCATGCGCGAGCTGGGCGAGGCGGCCGGCCAGCTCGCGGGCCTGCTGGAGGACGCGAAGAAGAGCCCCAACGGCGCCGTGCACCAGCTCATCTACGGCGACGCGAAGGGCATGTTCGCGGACCTGGGCAGCGCCGCCGCGGACATCAAGCAGATCACCGCCACCGTGGCCCGGGGGGACGGCACCCTGGGCGCGCTCGTCAACGACCCCACCGTCTACGACGACCTGCGCGAGGTGCTGGGCAACGTGAAGCGCAACCGCATCCTCCGCGCCCTGGTGCGCTTCTCCGTGAGCAACCGCGAGAACCTGGACCGGGTGGGCGCCCCCCAGACGGCGCCCACCCCGCTCACGCCCGACGACGGGGGCACCCCCGCGAAGCCCGACGGCGCGCCCACCCCCTCCGCTCCCTGA
- a CDS encoding ABC transporter ATP-binding protein, whose product MRKAHLHRDPAVPFTFRKPTPGEELIRFDGLIKQFGPKRIYDGVDLDVRAGETLVVLGGSGVGKSVLLKCLIGLMHPDGGSILFEGYDLAKFSEAQFLEVRKHVAMVFQGAALFDSLSVAENVAYPLREHFPTMSRAEVQKRVAEKLELVDLPNTEKLMPSDLSGGMRKRVGLARAIATDPEVILWDEPTTGLDPVTTQTINELIESMKQRLGATSIVVTHDMVSAFVLADRMAMLANRKIVQVGTPEEMRRSQVPEVRAFIDARRLELNPRGTP is encoded by the coding sequence ATGCGCAAGGCCCACCTCCACAGAGACCCCGCCGTCCCGTTCACGTTCCGCAAGCCCACGCCGGGCGAGGAGCTCATCCGCTTCGACGGGCTCATCAAGCAGTTCGGCCCCAAGCGCATCTACGACGGCGTGGACCTGGACGTGCGCGCGGGCGAGACGCTGGTGGTGCTGGGCGGCTCCGGCGTGGGCAAGAGCGTGCTGCTCAAGTGCCTCATCGGGCTCATGCACCCGGACGGCGGCAGCATCCTGTTCGAGGGCTACGACCTGGCGAAGTTCTCCGAGGCGCAGTTCCTGGAGGTCCGCAAGCACGTGGCCATGGTGTTCCAGGGCGCGGCGCTGTTCGACTCGCTCAGCGTGGCGGAGAACGTGGCGTACCCCCTGCGCGAACACTTCCCCACCATGTCCCGCGCGGAGGTCCAGAAGCGCGTGGCGGAGAAGCTGGAGCTGGTGGACCTGCCCAACACGGAGAAGCTGATGCCGTCGGACCTGTCCGGCGGCATGCGCAAGCGCGTGGGGCTGGCGCGCGCCATCGCCACGGACCCGGAGGTCATCCTCTGGGACGAGCCCACGACGGGCCTGGACCCCGTCACCACGCAGACCATCAATGAGCTGATTGAGTCCATGAAGCAGCGCCTGGGCGCGACCTCCATCGTCGTCACGCACGACATGGTGAGCGCCTTCGTGCTGGCGGACCGGATGGCCATGCTGGCCAACCGCAAGATTGTCCAGGTGGGCACCCCGGAGGAGATGCGCCGCTCCCAGGTGCCGGAGGTGCGCGCCTTCATCGACGCGCGCCGCCTGGAGCTGAACCCCCGAGGAACACCATGA
- a CDS encoding ABC transporter permease yields the protein MMPEAKLFAGGPSLKERLRERMESLGALSVMTGQVFSRAVRPPYDWAGLIFHTESLGVRSLPIALLTATFAGLVISLQFGYFLARFGVQYTVGRVVILTLFRELAPVLTALTVGARIGSGIAAELGSMTVTEQVDAIRALGADPLRKLVVPRVFACLIVLPVLTVFSDVVGLVAGALVVKSQYGIPLDQFSQGALDAVLMGDFVSGVIKGAVFGLIIGIVGCFKGLAVEGGTEGVGRATTQTVAITSVTVCLADFFITKITLYF from the coding sequence ATGATGCCCGAGGCGAAGCTCTTCGCCGGCGGCCCCAGCCTCAAGGAGCGCCTGCGCGAGCGCATGGAGTCCCTGGGCGCCCTGTCCGTGATGACCGGCCAGGTGTTCAGCCGCGCCGTGCGCCCGCCCTATGACTGGGCCGGCCTCATCTTCCACACCGAATCACTGGGCGTGCGCTCGCTGCCCATCGCGCTGCTCACCGCGACGTTCGCGGGGCTCGTCATCTCCCTGCAGTTCGGCTACTTCCTCGCCCGCTTCGGCGTGCAGTACACCGTGGGCCGCGTGGTCATCCTCACGCTGTTCCGCGAGCTGGCCCCCGTGCTCACCGCCCTCACCGTGGGCGCGCGCATCGGGTCCGGCATCGCCGCGGAGCTGGGCTCCATGACCGTGACGGAGCAGGTGGACGCCATCCGCGCGCTGGGCGCGGACCCCTTGCGCAAGCTGGTGGTGCCGCGCGTGTTCGCGTGCCTCATCGTGCTGCCGGTGCTCACCGTGTTCTCGGACGTGGTGGGCCTGGTGGCGGGCGCGCTGGTGGTGAAGTCCCAATACGGCATCCCGCTGGATCAGTTCTCCCAGGGCGCGCTGGACGCAGTGCTGATGGGCGACTTCGTCTCCGGCGTCATCAAGGGCGCGGTGTTCGGGCTCATCATCGGCATCGTCGGCTGCTTCAAGGGGCTGGCGGTGGAGGGCGGCACGGAGGGCGTGGGCCGCGCCACCACGCAGACGGTGGCCATCACCTCCGTCACCGTGTGCCTGGCGGACTTCTTCATCACGAAAATCACGCTCTACTTCTGA